Part of the Diabrotica virgifera virgifera chromosome 6, PGI_DIABVI_V3a genome, atggcagaagaagcatcggcagaagacgaatttcatggctgaagaacctgagagaatggtttggatgcagctcaaaacaactatttagagcgactgcctcaaaaattaaaatagctatgatgattgccaacctccgtagcggagatggcacctgaagaagaagaataagctatgaaaaatgaaaacctcgtaaataataataaacacaacctcatttgagatgaaaaacacgtatatcaagatatacgaggttatcatagttacttgggcaaaggctctatcaaggatatttacgtgtttttcatagttaatatttgtatttccaatttaatagcaacatttaacacttttagctctgtgccaatatcagatatttgtctcaatgtgctcgaattaaaaatatgtgatgtaatttttgtttttaggctatattatgcagaaaatcagttttttgtctctcctgtaaaattgtaatttaatgagatacgaggttttcacactaagccattgttatacagtagactcgcaattatccgaggtaactgggaccgtgactacctcggatatggaaaaactcggttaacactgacattggttatattgatagaaaaacacgtgAATAATgataactgtggatattttaatgacaaaattaatacagtactgtctataaaagataaaaacagtTACCTTAATAATGTTACTGTTTAAAAAAGTATTTGATTTTGCATAAGCTTTGCTTCTCTTTTTGATTTTAAGGCGGTGATGTTGCGGCATGGTTGAAAATTGTAACTCAACTGTTCTGACTTTtggcctcggttaaccgaggggctcggatgaccgagactcggataatcgcgagtctactgtataatataattaatattgACTTCAATTTGCaaagaaataaatttaaattttctattaGGTGTTAACTTAACTCCAAATAAAGTACCGTAAAATTTTCTTTTGCTGCTCCTGTAAAATGaagtatttttgatttacaacAGTTTTGTTCAGGATGTGCGATATattactacgggtctaatcaagGTTCCGTAGAttgtcattttggttcttttgtctaataatttcaaTGTCATCAATCTTTATTAGCATGGTATGTACGATTTCCACTGGAAATACGTGCTTTAATTTCGCTACTTACAGAATTCTTCCGATTGATTTATGTGCCCAGACATGTGAAGGCAACCACATGTTCAatagtatagttgtctattgctatattattttcattctcatttgcaaaaaaaatttgctaTATCTTACACATTTGGTATCCGTTTTTATTTCTTActctttttattatttcatccatgatcaggttgaacaataaagcaCTCAGGGAATCCTTTTATCCCATtgtcagcttcaattgggtcagttagttcatcttttacttttattgtgttgctCTGGTAGATGTTTTAGATTGTTTTaatattcctagaggtacctttCTGGAGTATAACAAATCGATAaggtcctttaatttgaccctatcaaatgccttcttaaggtccaagaaacataaatatgctggtttgttgtatttcaataatttctcttgaacttgccccATTATAAATATAACGTAGGTGCATAATCTTCCAGACCTAAAACCATGTTGTTCTTCTgctgttttaatttaatttagttttgttatcACCTTGTTTGTTAATTTTATCATTGTATTTAATAAGTTTTGTAATTTTCTGGGTCTGATTTGTCTACTTTTTTGGAGAGGGGAATTAGGATGCTTGACTAGGATGACGAATCTGTACATATTAGCTGTACATAATAATATAGTAATATAGAAACTAATTATTACAAATTCTCTTGTAGGTAAAATTGAAATCGAAATAAAAATCAATCATGAAGGAGAAGTGAATAGAGCTCGGTATATGCCTCAAAATCCATGTGTCATTGCCACCAAAACACCATCAAGCGATGTTCTTGTCTTTGATTACACAAAACACCCAAGTAAGCCTGATCCAAGTGGAGAATGCCATCCTGATCTTAGATTAAGAGGTCATCAAAAAGAAGGTTATGGATTATCATGGAATCCAAATCTAAATGGGTATTTGTTATCTGCTAGTGATGATCACACCATATGTCTATGGGATATTAACGCTACACCTAAAGAAAATCGTATAATCGATGCCAAAACTGTTTTTACTGGTCATACTGCTGTTGTGGAAGATGTAGCTTGGCATTTACTACACGAAAGTCTATTTGGTTCTGTAGCTGATGATCAGAAACTGATGATTTGGGATACTAGATGTAATAACACCAGTAAACCATCTCACACTGTTGATGCTCACACAGCTGAAGTGAATTGCTTAAGCTTTAATCCATATTCAGAATTCATTTTGGCGACTGGTAGTGCTGATAAGACTGTAGCATTATGGGATTTAAGAAACTTAAAACTTAAATTACATAGTTTTGAATCTCATAAAGATGAAATCTTCCAAGTACAGTGGTCTCCTCACAACGAAACCATTTTGGCATCATCAGGAACTGATCGCAGACTTCATGTTTGGGATTTAAGTAAAATTGGAGAAGAACAAAGTCCTGAAGATTCCGAAGATGGTCCACCAGAACTCCTCTTCATTCATGGAGGACACACTGCAAAAATATCTGATTTCAGTTGGAACCCTAACGAACCATGGGTTATATGCTCTGTATCTGAAGATAACATTATGCAAGTCTGGCAAATGGCTGAGAATATTTATAATGATGAAGAACCAGAGCAGCAAGCATCAGATATTGAGGCTACAGCCAGTTAAGAAGATCACAGTTCTGGAGCtgtgtattgtttatttaattgatagtactaaaaaaaaatttgtattctACACTTTAAATTTGTAATAAACCATAAAATAAGTCAGTGACTTTAaatttttgtgttattattttattattttaattcaaatattttatgGCTAGTTTTTTTATAGCTATGATTGCAGAGGTCAAAATTGATTTGTAGCTGAAATGTGTCTAAAAGCAGTTCAGGAAATAGGCCAAAAATCCAAAAACAATTGATTTAAAATACTTAGCTGTAGCTGTTAAAATACACCCATGGATTCTATTCATGCCACATCTAGTTACGAAATTAAAAGAATTTGTTGGCCTGAATATTACAGAGCAAGAAGAAATGAAGGTAAACTATATTTTGTCCATAAGATGTCTAACAAAGAtgttttcaattgaaaaaaatttataaatactCGTTAGTAATGAGAAAAAAATTCGAAATTCAACAACATGAGCGGACAACCACTGAAGAATCATGAATTTTGGAGCCAGTGAAAATACCAATATTAACTGACAAAAAAATGAGTTTTTACAATTTCTAAAAGAAAACCAAACGTTATTTTATGCAATTAAACATCAACATTTATTGGCAATTTTAATATAATGGACTGTAGGAAACCGACAAGACATACTATACTAATAACATTAGAAAAACTAGACGCCCAATAACAATGGATGAGTGTAGAATATCAATTTGTGGTAAAGATAGTCAAAATATAGTCTAGTCTAGAGAAGGGCTGGAGAACGGTATGCTGCCTGCACTCGGTCATACCGGAATGCTTTTGTTGGTAGCTTAGTAATGTTTTGGGCAGGGATTTATTTGAGGCACACACGGATCTCTTCTTGATTAAGAGGGGTGTATTAACAGCACACAGATACATAACAGAGATCCTACAATATCATGTGATGCCATATGCTGGGTTCATTGGTAATGGTTTTCTGCTAATGTGAGACACACGGCAAGGGTTGTAAACAATATCTTAGAAGATAATTCCAAATAGATATAGATAATTCCATAATTAGATATTCCAAAAATGGAGTGGCCTACAAAACTGGAGTGTGTCAGAGGTATACCACCTCCAACATGTGAAAAGCTTCGAATGGCTCTCATTGAGAAATGGGCCACTTTTCCTTAAAGGGGCATCATCCCAAATGTGATCAGAAGAAAAAAACTTCTTAAAATTTATGGgtggcccgttttctctgacgcacAGTTTAGTTATCTAcaattattttttgaagttatacttctttaggcccgattgagagtaaaatttcataatactgcgcgcatgcgcacacagacagtaatagttggttgctaatctttcaagataggtatgtatgtatctgtatcagcgcaaataagtcattaaccCAGTGTTACCAGATCTCCTGTTTTAGCAGGAGATCTACTGTTTTCATACTTCTCCTCCTGTTTTCAATCTCAAATCTTCTGTTATATTTTCCACTAGAATATGGTATGTTGGTATTAAATTTGAGACATTATCTAGCGTTATCAGACAAGTTTAAACATTTGTGAAACctgaatttaaaaattttgttcaTGGAGACAGTCGATCACTGGTTTCTGACTGATTcgcatgcgcagttccgttttcaagcgcttgaaaacggaactgcgcatgTGAATCAGTCAGAAACTAGTCACGGACTGTCTTGCTTCACTTCTATTAATTACTgcttaattaattaaataattaattacttaattaatgGCCTTGAAAAATAGCCATAGATagttatttttttcaatttaactacattttattgttttatttgaaattatTAAAATCTCCTGTTTTCTCCTGTTTTTTATGTCCTATTCTACTGTTTCGAGAAATTTTCATCTGGCAACACtgcattaacctttaactacacgcgctggcgtattttgtacgccagatataagaattcaacctgcaaatatatttaaaaatttaatttttgaccttgtttatctctctaacctatcactggaatgtgctgtACAATTTGGTtatagtttcgttataatcggcgctctgggaagatcgtaatttacagtttattatttaacaataaaacactgaaaacttttgttttctatacttccataaaatttattacaactacttatgtgactacagctgtttcggcagagtgcctttctcaagtgatttagtttactatgtgtttgcctttttaaagtctttaaccgaagaggttgaggagtggggagctgtttgtctcgagttggtcattcagaattatatctttatttttcaatttattaatttccatagattctaataaagatagtttaaggcctttatctatggaaattaataaattgaaaaataaagatataattctgaatgaccaactcgagacaaacagctccccactcctcaacctcttcagtaaaagactttaaaaaggcaaacacatagtaaactaaatcacttgagaaaggcactctgccgaaacagctgtagtcacataagtagttgtaataaattttgtggaagtatagaaaacaaaagttttcagtgttttattgttagataaaatgaacttccatcaagtaacggtcgaatccatcaatcagtttattatttgttgtttccggtggtagacaatatacgccacgattatattaatataagtagtaatgtAAGTAcatacatatttcaattgttttttagtcattatggcacaaaatatatttttctttataaacaatacctTTTTTCCTGTAGCAAattacatttcaaaaaaaaatttattagtaattttatttatcatggaatccagttattccatgattccaattataaatcccaattggcttactgagaaggatctccaagtattcactgatgccgaataaggtttataacaaacaactaagtgtattaaaaaaaaacaaatccgctgtttttaagtgtattttcttgtggcgtataaagtacgccacgcgtgtagttatgtcatTTGATGAGTGGGTAGTTATAAAggttaaaagaatatattagtgtttttagtaaatgtattattggttataatttttgtgtctatGGCTTTGTTTTcctctgtagtaagataataaaatatgtaggtataacattttccactcgatctatttgtcaccgtgttgtgtaattatatccgaaacttacgtgtcacttACAAGAGGCTCGGTAGCCTAGTTGGATCAGAGATCGGAAGGTCCCCGGTTCTAATCCTGGACTAttcgtatttttttttaatttttggttgttttaataaaaaacttttgaaagtggtagataagaaagttagtttaatatttaaataaaatacaaatgacctgttaagtatatttatttcgttgaaattatataatagaagtataacttcttacgtgcgtacaaagtacacacacattctttttttgttattaatatatacagtgagcatgtaaaggttggaataaattcattttctcgagaatggacgattttggaaaaaaatcctgaaacaggtcaatttttatttttaaattacgactttttgacatatatatcatactagtgacgtcatccatctgggcgtggtgacgtcgtcgatgatttttttaaatga contains:
- the LOC126887474 gene encoding histone-binding protein RBBP4 — its product is MGDKADAETFDDAVEERVINEEYKIWKKNTPFLYDLVMTHALEWPSLTAQWLPDVTRPEGKDHSIHRLILGTHTSDEQNHLLIASVQLPNEDAQFDASHYDNEKGEFGGFGSVSGKIEIEIKINHEGEVNRARYMPQNPCVIATKTPSSDVLVFDYTKHPSKPDPSGECHPDLRLRGHQKEGYGLSWNPNLNGYLLSASDDHTICLWDINATPKENRIIDAKTVFTGHTAVVEDVAWHLLHESLFGSVADDQKLMIWDTRCNNTSKPSHTVDAHTAEVNCLSFNPYSEFILATGSADKTVALWDLRNLKLKLHSFESHKDEIFQVQWSPHNETILASSGTDRRLHVWDLSKIGEEQSPEDSEDGPPELLFIHGGHTAKISDFSWNPNEPWVICSVSEDNIMQVWQMAENIYNDEEPEQQASDIEATAS